The Physeter macrocephalus isolate SW-GA chromosome 17, ASM283717v5, whole genome shotgun sequence nucleotide sequence TCTGTCCACCTGCCGCGCCCCCCGGGCTGAGGTAGGAGGTTGTATAGTTGAGGAGGACACCCACGGAGATCACTATACGGCCTCCTAGCTTTCCCCAGGCTGCGCCCTGCACGGGACGGCCCGGCGGGGACCCCTGACCCcggtcccctgccccacccctccaggctggggagaggggctgccgcAGGGAtcctgggaggagaggctgggctgTTCCTCGTGTCCTCGTCCCTacattccttcctcccccttccctcaaAGAGTTTCTCTCCCATCAAGATATCtctgctttgctttctctctgtctctccatccccGCTGGGTCTCTGCACAGTGACCTCTGAGACCCTGTCTCCATCTGTCTCTTAACGGTGCTTTCTGGGTCTCTGACGCTCCCGATGTCTCTCCATGGCTTGGTTTCTGTCTTTTGGGCCCTCACGGTGTCTCTGTGCCATGTCCATTTCTTCTGCACCCCACTACCACACCCCAGGGCCTGGCGGGCCCCCGCACACTGTACTGCCGGCCTCTGGGTCCCTGAGACCCTTTAACCTGTGAGGACGTCCAGGGTCACAGGTGAGGTTCTTGGGAGCCTGGCATCCGGCCCAGCCATCAGCCTGGGGTCCGACCCCTGACCCCTGACACCACACACCCTTCCTCCCTGAAAACCCTGGAGCCTGACATTGGACTGGAGACTGAAACCCGACCTCTGACCCCGTATCTTGAGCCCCTCCCCCGCACCACGGTGACCTCACAAAAGTCTCCAGCTTCTCCACAGGCTGAGTCCCTCCGCTATGGCCCTTCTGGCCCCAGGGAGCGCTGTGCCGTCCGCCCTGGTGGCCCTCACGGTCTTCAGGGCCTCCGCCTGGGCCTGTCTCCTCTGCTTCACGTCTTACAACGAGCGCCAACAAATCTGCCAGATGTTCGCCGGCCTGGAGAGCCCCGACCTCGGGAAGTGTGAGGAGGCCTTAACAGATGCCTTTAAGGGCCTCCTGGACACTGAAATCAGTGAGGAGACACCCAGCATCCTCCAGGGCCCCGAGGGGGGCATGTGGAGGGAGGGACGGACCAGAGAGGCCTGGAGAGACTGAGGGGGACAA carries:
- the LOC114484109 gene encoding sperm acrosome membrane-associated protein 6-like translates to MALLAPGSAVPSALVALTVFRASAWACLLCFTSYNERQQICQMFAGLESPDLGKCEEALTDAFKGLLDTEINYDERSHLHDAFTQMTHSLQEVAAARGEWGGAGSGGRCGLGAPRRWMFVRGKPRT